The stretch of DNA TCTCGTCATACTTGCCGGCGGCAATCTGCTTGCGGGCGGTGGTCAGCTCGCCGGTCTTGCGGTCCTTGAGCAAGGTGCTCACGCCGATGACATTCTCGGGTTTGACGTTGTAGCCGTACTTCGGATCGGCCGCGACCATGCGCACCAGTTCCTCGGACGCGGCGGTCATCACGTAGACCTCGATGCCGTTTTCCATCAGCTTGTTGAACAGCTCAGCCTGGCCGGTGAAGACCTTCGGCGGCTGCACTTCCATGTTCTTGACCACGTCACCGTCGTAATAGGTGACCGGCACCGGCTTGCCTGACGCCATCATCTCGTCGACGTAGCCCTTGAGTTCCTTGAGGGTGAAGCCGGAGAAAATCTGCGCGACCCACGGGTAGCAGACCATGTCGTCGACTTCGCAGAGGCGGTAGTAGTAGCTGAAGAGGCTTTCCTTGTGGTCGGCGGTGTCTTTGAACGGGATCAGCTTCAGGGAGGGGTCCATGGTGTCGCGGGTGATCAGGCCCTTGTTTTCCAGGTACGGCAGCAACGACTCTTCAAGGTCGTAGCGGTAACTGGTGTTGTCCATGTCGAACACCGCGAAGTTGCCCTTGTTGGCATTGGCGGCAATCATCGTGTCCAGTTGCTTGGCGGCAGCCGCCGGCCAATGTTTCAACTCGGTGGCGGCAAAGGCCTGGCTCGCGAGGCCCAGGCACAGCGCGGCGGCAAACAGTTTCGGCGCTAGCTTCATGTGCGTTTTCTCCCTGAGTGAAAGACATCGACGCTAACAAATCTGTATGACAGTTATCGCCCGAGCGCGACCGCTTTCGTCTTGATCGCGCCAATGCCATACGCCTGCGCGTCATTCGCTTATTCCAAAAACGACAGTCGCCATGCGATAACGTTATTAAATCAATATATTTCAAGCTGTTAGGCTTGCCGGTTCGCAATCGCAGGCTCCTGCGATTGGCTGCCTTCTCAACGGAGCTTCAATGAATCTGCCCCTGATTCTCAACTTACTGGTGTTCGTGGCCTTGCTGCTGGGCCTGGCACAAACCCGCCGAACCAACTGGAGCCTCGCCAAGAAGGTGTTGTTTGCGTTGGTACTCGGCGTGATCTTCGGTGTGGTGCTGCACGCGATCTACGGTGCCGGCAACCCGGTGCTCAAGGCCTCGATCGGCTGGTTCGACCTGGTCGGCAACGGTTACGTGCAGTTGCTGCAAATGATCGTGATCCCGCTGGTGTTCGCCTCGATCCTCAGCGCCGTGGCCCGTCTGCATAACGCCTCGTCCCTGGGCAAGATCAGCTTCCTGACCATCGGCACGCTGCTGTTCACCACGGCGATTGCGGCGCTGATCGGTATCGGCCTGACCAACCTGTTCGGCCTCACCGCCGAAGGCCTGGTGGCCGGCACCCAGGAAATGGCGCGCCTGCAAGTGATCCAGAGTGATTACGCGGGCAAGGTTGCCGACCTGAATATCCCGCAGCTGCTGCTGTCGTTCATCCCGCAGAACCCGTTCGCCGACCTGGCCCGGGCCAAGCCGACGTCGATCATCAGTGTGGTGATCTTCGCTGCATTCCTTGGGGTTGCCGCGCTGCAACTGCTCAAGGATGACGTGGAAAAAGGCCAGAAAGTCCTCAACGCCATCGACACCCTGCAAGCCTGGGTGATGCGCCTGGTGCGCCTGGTGATGAAGCTGACCCCGTACGGCGTATTGGCGCTGATGACCAAAGTGGTCGCCAGCTCCAACCTGCAAGACATCATCAAGCTCGGCAGTTTTGTGGTGGTGTCGTACCTGGCCCTGGGCCTGATGTTTGTGGTGCACGGCCTGCTGCTGTCGCTGGCCGGGATCAACCCGCTGCGGTTCTTCCGCAAGGTCTGGCCGGTACTGACGTTTGCCTTCACCAGCCGCTCCAGCGCCGCGAGCATCCCGCTGAGCATTGAAGCGCAGACCCGTCGCTTGGGGATTCCGCAGTCCATCGCCGGTTTTGCCGCCTCGTTTGGCGCGACGATTGGCCAGAACGGTTGCGCGGGTCTTTACCCAGCGATGCTGGCGGTGATGGTTGCGCCGACCGTGGGTATCAACCCGCTGGACCCGCTGTGGATCGCAACACTGGTGGCGATTGTGACCTTGAGTTCGGCCGGTGTGGCGGGCGTGGGCGGCGGTGCGACGTTTGCCGCGCTGATCGTGCTGCCGGCGATGGGCTTGCCGGTGTCACTGGTGGCGCTGCTGATTTCGGTTGAGCCGCTGATCGACATGGGCCGTACGGCATTGAACGTGAACGGTTCGATGACGGCGGGGGCGATTACCAGCCAGATCATGCAGCAGACGGATAAAGAACTGCTCAATGCCGATGAGCATGCGGAATTGGCGCAGGCCTGACAGACCGCTATCGCAGGCAAGCCAGCTCCCACATTGAACCGGTTTTTTCAGTAATACTCGGTCAACTGTGGGAGCTGGCTTGCCTGCGATGCTCTTAGGCTTTTTCCCAGACTTCGAAGTTGTACGCCGGCTTGTCACCCTCAGCCGCATTCTCGACATTCGACACCAGCTTCCACTGGTTCAAATCAAACTCGGGAAACCACGCATCCCCGTCCGGGCTCAACGCCACCCGCGTCAAATACAGGCGATCCGCCTGCTCCAGCCCCTGGGCATACAACTGCGCGCCGCCGATCAGCATCAGCTCATCCACGCCCTGCGCCTTGGCCCATTCCTCAGCCCGCTCCACGGCCGCGTCCAGTGACGGAAAAACTTCCGCACCTTCCAGCGCCAGATCGGTCTGACGGCTGACCACAATGTTCAACCGGCCCGGCAACGGTCGCCCCAGGGAATCCCAGGTCTTGCGCCCCATGATGATCGGCTTGCCCAGGGTGGTGGCCTTGAAATATTTGAAATCCCCCGGCAAATGCCAGGGCATGCTGTTGTCGACGCCGATCACACGGTTTTCACCGAGGGCTGCGATCAGGCTTAAAGGGAGAGTTTTTTTCATGGCGACGAGAATACCAGAGCCGCGCGCGGCATACCCCAACCGGCGTTCCAGCGGTTATGCTCCAGACTCACTGGCTCAACAGGACGGCGCGTGACAGCTCTGACCCCCCTGCAAACACTCTGGCTGACCGAGACCGTGCGCCTGCGCGAGGAACACGCGGGCGCCCTGGAAGACCAGGAAGCCAATCGCCTGGCCCGCAACACCGGCGGCGATTTGCCCACGCGCATTCAAAACCGTGCGCTGTGGCTGGCCGAACGCGATGGCCTGACCGCCGCCCTGACCCGCTGGCTGCAAGGCGCGCGCCTGGCGCTGATCCTGCTGGCGGTAGTCGCCATTATCAGCGGCGCCGGCCTGGCGTTTGCCGCGCTGGGCAACGGGTTGGCGCCGGTCAATGTGTTCTGGGCCCTGGGCAGCCTGCTGGGTTTGAACCTGATCCTGTTGTTGAGCTGGGCCCTGGGCCTGCTGTTTGCCGGTGAACACGGCGCCAGTCTTGGCCGCCTGTGGTTATGGCTCAGCGAAAAACTCGCCCGCGACGCCAAGGCCGCGCAACTGGCGCCCGCCCTGCTGCTGTTGCTGCAACGGCGCAAGCTCAATCGCTGGGCCGTCGGTGTGCTGGTCAACAGCCTGTGGCTGCTGGCCCTGCTCAGCGCCCTGGTGATCCTGCTGACGCTGTTGGCCACCCGGCGCTACGGTTTTGTGTGGGAAACCACCATCCTGCGGGCGGACACCTTTGTCGCCGTGACCCAAACCCTCGGCGCCCTGCCCGCCTTGCTCGGCTTCAATGTGCCCACTGTCGAGATGATCCGCGCCAGCGGCGATGCCGCCCTGAATATCGAAAGCGCCCGCCAGGCCTGGGCCGCCTGGCTGGTGGGCGTGCTGCTGGTGTACGGCATCCTGCCGCGGCTGATCCTTGCGTTGCTGTGCCTGTGGCGCTGGAAACGTGGGCGCGCCGCCTTGAGCCTCGACCTTAACCTGCCCGGCTACAGCCAACTGCGTGAACGGCTGATGCCCAGCAGCGAACGGCTTGGGGTCAATGATGCGGCGCCCGAACAATTGCACTACGTGACCGGCGGCGTCAGTGAACTGGAAAGCAACGGCGCCCTGCTGGTGGCCATCGAGCTGGACGACCAGCGCCCATGGCCGCCGAAGCTCCCGGCCAGTGTCAAGGACGCCGGCATCCTCGACAGCCGTGAATCCCGCAACAAGCTGCTGGAGCAACTCACCCGCTTCCCGCCCGCGCGCCTGGCCATCGCCTGCGACCCACGCCGCTCGCCGGATCGCGGCAGCCTTGCGCTGATTGCCGAACTGGCCCGCAGCGCCACCGCCACTCGGGTCTGGCTGCTGCAAGCGCCCGCCGGCCAAGCCCTGGATGCTGAGCGCCTAGGTGATTGGCACACGGCCTTGCAACAACTGGAGATACCGTTCGCCGATTGCGCGCCGCTCACCTGGCTGGAGACCGGTCATGACTAAGCCCCTGAAACTTGCGGTGGTCGGCCACACCAACGTCGGCAAGACCTCGTTGCTGCGCACGCTCACGCGAGACGTCGGCTTTGGTGAAGTCTCCCATCGTCCCAGCACCACCCGGCATGTCGAAGGTGCGCGCTTGTCGGTGGACGGCGAAGCCTTGCTGGAGCTGTACGACACGCCGGGCCTGGAAGATGCCATCGCCCTGCTCGATTACCTCGAACGCCTGGACCGCCCCGGCGAACGCCTCGACGGCCCGG from Pseudomonas sp. NC02 encodes:
- a CDS encoding phosphorylcholine phosphatase, which produces MKLAPKLFAAALCLGLASQAFAATELKHWPAAAAKQLDTMIAANANKGNFAVFDMDNTSYRYDLEESLLPYLENKGLITRDTMDPSLKLIPFKDTADHKESLFSYYYRLCEVDDMVCYPWVAQIFSGFTLKELKGYVDEMMASGKPVPVTYYDGDVVKNMEVQPPKVFTGQAELFNKLMENGIEVYVMTAASEELVRMVAADPKYGYNVKPENVIGVSTLLKDRKTGELTTARKQIAAGKYDEKANLGLELTPYLWTPATWMAGKHAAILTYIDEWKKPVIVGGDTPTSDGYMLFHDVDVAKGGIHLWINRKDKYMTQLNGMMAKHAAAQAKEGLPVTADKNWVIVKPDEIQ
- a CDS encoding L-cystine transporter; this encodes MNLPLILNLLVFVALLLGLAQTRRTNWSLAKKVLFALVLGVIFGVVLHAIYGAGNPVLKASIGWFDLVGNGYVQLLQMIVIPLVFASILSAVARLHNASSLGKISFLTIGTLLFTTAIAALIGIGLTNLFGLTAEGLVAGTQEMARLQVIQSDYAGKVADLNIPQLLLSFIPQNPFADLARAKPTSIISVVIFAAFLGVAALQLLKDDVEKGQKVLNAIDTLQAWVMRLVRLVMKLTPYGVLALMTKVVASSNLQDIIKLGSFVVVSYLALGLMFVVHGLLLSLAGINPLRFFRKVWPVLTFAFTSRSSAASIPLSIEAQTRRLGIPQSIAGFAASFGATIGQNGCAGLYPAMLAVMVAPTVGINPLDPLWIATLVAIVTLSSAGVAGVGGGATFAALIVLPAMGLPVSLVALLISVEPLIDMGRTALNVNGSMTAGAITSQIMQQTDKELLNADEHAELAQA
- a CDS encoding dihydrofolate reductase — translated: MKKTLPLSLIAALGENRVIGVDNSMPWHLPGDFKYFKATTLGKPIIMGRKTWDSLGRPLPGRLNIVVSRQTDLALEGAEVFPSLDAAVERAEEWAKAQGVDELMLIGGAQLYAQGLEQADRLYLTRVALSPDGDAWFPEFDLNQWKLVSNVENAAEGDKPAYNFEVWEKA
- a CDS encoding DUF2868 domain-containing protein, with translation MTALTPLQTLWLTETVRLREEHAGALEDQEANRLARNTGGDLPTRIQNRALWLAERDGLTAALTRWLQGARLALILLAVVAIISGAGLAFAALGNGLAPVNVFWALGSLLGLNLILLLSWALGLLFAGEHGASLGRLWLWLSEKLARDAKAAQLAPALLLLLQRRKLNRWAVGVLVNSLWLLALLSALVILLTLLATRRYGFVWETTILRADTFVAVTQTLGALPALLGFNVPTVEMIRASGDAALNIESARQAWAAWLVGVLLVYGILPRLILALLCLWRWKRGRAALSLDLNLPGYSQLRERLMPSSERLGVNDAAPEQLHYVTGGVSELESNGALLVAIELDDQRPWPPKLPASVKDAGILDSRESRNKLLEQLTRFPPARLAIACDPRRSPDRGSLALIAELARSATATRVWLLQAPAGQALDAERLGDWHTALQQLEIPFADCAPLTWLETGHD